The nucleotide window GAGGCCGCCGTCTACGGCGGAGCAGGAAGTCTTTCCGTCAACGGATGTCAGATTAAACGGCTTGAAGAGGCTTGGTGTGGCTGATGTGGCACGGCACACCTTCCAGAGCTCAAAGTTGAAGCTCTGCGACTCGGACGCGTCGGCTCTGGAGAAAACGAAGGGAGCCGAGCTCTTGAGGTCGAAGCAAGGAATGAGGATTGGCTTACACGTGTCCTTCAAGGTCAAGACCGTGCCGTCTTCTCTCTTGAACACTTCCTTGAGTACCTTGTCCATGCTCTTACCGGAGTATCTCCGGCGCCGGTGAAATAGTCCCGCATGCCTGAGTTTGAAGAGTTCAGAGTTTCTGGCAGAGATCAGATTAACGGCGTCTCTGGCGGAAAACAGAGGACGGCCGGTACCGTCGTCGGCGGAAAGCATGGCAGCGAGGAGGGCGCCGATGCCAGTACCGGCAATGAGGTCGAAAAAATCTGCGATTCGGGCTTGAGGATCGCCGGTGTTGAGGCGGATCTGATCCTCGAGGCGGATAAGGGATGCACCGGAGACAATGCCATTGGTTCCACCGCCGTCGATGCTAAGAATACGAGTCTTCTTGGTGTGCTCGCAGTGAGAGAGCCATTTCTGCTCCAGCTTGGAGAAGATCTCCAGCGTTACCTTGCTGAGCTCCATTCCTCTATATCGACGTCTCTCTCTATGTATGTGCAGCTCTttagatagaaagaaaaaaaatatatattgaaaagaaaaggaaagctAAAGGAAAATAAGGTATCAGGGTCACAGAAGAGGGTGGGTTTTAATTGTGATTCTGCTGCTGTTAAAGAATGTGTCTGCGACTCTGCGGGAGAAGGAAATGAGGAGAAAAGGGATGGAAAGGGCAATCACGCTTTGCAACTGAGAGCCATTAATGCATGGATGAATCACacccgctctctctctctctctccaaatctCTCTGGGTTTGAGGGTGGAGATTCTGGTTTCTGGCGCACACTAGAGTCTGTGTGCTCTGAGAGTGAAAACAAGCAGGGCAGTGGAGTGAGGGACATGGGCCTTTGGATGCTTATATACTCCATCCATCCCTCTCTCTTTATTGTACCGTCttaattatttagttttatttgcattttttctaatttctaaacGAGGGTTaattaacatgaatattaatgtcTTCTTTAGGTTTTTCTAAGAATCTTTTTActctatgcatatatatatatattcacatcttttaaaatttaattttatatataaaaaaatttcacgtTAGATTATGTATGTTTgtgacaaaataattaaaaatattattattaattttttttaaattattagtttttagatattttgtaaTTAGCAACCACTacatttgtaaaataatatttgtatagtgaataataaaataatacttgTAGAGTAAAGAGtgatttagattcagagatgagttgagatggattgagatagtttgtgaatattagaataaaagttgaattatttattatattttgtgtaaaaatttgaaaaaattattttaaaatttaaaaaagttaaattgtttattatattttgtgtaaaaatctgaaaaaattgtaatgattaaatgaaatgagttaaaatagattgaaatgagttacgaatacaaacgagacctaaatagtaaaataacatttgtggtaggaaagagaaaaaaataataaaataatatttgaattgtGAACAGTATaacttcaaatttataaaaatgttgttcataattatacaaatatgtaAATACATATACAGATGTATAATTCAATGcagtttaatttaatattatattatataaatatgtagaTGCATATAGATAATCTAATTCTAGTACTCTTACCTACGTGGTTGGGGTGTCCTTGCACGTGCAACTGAGCGTGTTTGTGTCAGTTTAAGGGAAGCGCTATCCTCGGCTATTTATCAGGCTCGTCTGGCTCTCGTGTTTCTTATTTCTCGGTTATTTCTGTATTACATTTATTTACTTTTCTGCCTtagatttcttcaaattttatattactCGAACAAGCCACAACAGAACCAACCTAATGTTCTTGCCCAGAAAATTCGTCACAGCtgcattaatttcttttttctaagcaaattacttcacttgtttttttttttggagtgttTAATTTAAGGAGTCATATCTCTTGGATCGACTCCAATAGAggtggagatggagatggagtcCCTCCACCCCGATCTATAGCTTATCCAGTGGTTTGGATTAGACTGGGAGACCCTCCATCCATTTCTCCACAGAATGCCTGATTGCCTTGATTGAAAGGATGGAGGTCGCCACCCCAACCCAATCCAAGTCGAGTTGGGGCTACGGCCGGTTCATCCCCTATCCTTTGTAAGAgcattcatatataatatcttatgtaaaatacatttttttgtaaaatataaaaaaaaattgatcaaaagatccttctaataaattttatatttttatttttattttacattttgttacGGTAATCTTCTAGATGTAGAGAATAATGTTCATAattctaaaacatttttaattattttttctctcatttgcAAATTCATTAGtagttaaaagaaatatttgaaatgaataaaaaatattaaaaaagaatatttaaataatatagagaaaaaatagataagcagatatatgatctattataaaaatcagtatgtaaaataataaaaaaaaaaagtgagttttgatAATGCATTTTGAAGGATAAGATAAAAGAACCATTGTGAATGctctaaaaagtaaaaactccACTATTCTCTTTCTTACGTatattcacaaattgatgtgatcaatatgtcagattgtaaaattgtttttatttttgttttgaacatATGAAGactttattatcaataaaaatattgaataatattactTAGTTATCTAAAACTTACCGCTCATATGACCTTCTCGAGGTGACATCAAAACCAAgcacatgttttattttaaaaaattagaaaacacAAACCCAAAAGGTATAGAAGTAACCTAGAATttcacttttcatttttttttttatatttttgt belongs to Juglans regia cultivar Chandler chromosome 8, Walnut 2.0, whole genome shotgun sequence and includes:
- the LOC108988684 gene encoding probable inactive patatin-like protein 9 yields the protein MELSKVTLEIFSKLEQKWLSHCEHTKKTRILSIDGGGTNGIVSGASLIRLEDQIRLNTGDPQARIADFFDLIAGTGIGALLAAMLSADDGTGRPLFSARDAVNLISARNSELFKLRHAGLFHRRRRYSGKSMDKVLKEVFKREDGTVLTLKDTCKPILIPCFDLKSSAPFVFSRADASESQSFNFELWKVCRATSATPSLFKPFNLTSVDGKTSCSAVDGGLVMNNPTAAAVTHVLHNKRDFPSVNGVEDLLVLSLGNGPSSGAGCGQKVVRYNGECSTSSVVDIVLDGVSETIDQMLGNAFCWNSTDYVRIQANGLLREEVMGPRMEEQEEVLKERGVESLPFGGKRLLTETNGQRIENLVQRLVASRKNSIPPSPCKESAVSPLATGR